The sequence GAAATCTGGTCTCTGAAGAGCAACAGGATGCAATTGCAAGTTGCCCCGCAACACTGCTGGAACTGAATCTTAGGTGACAGCTTTTTCTTGCCAGTTTATCCCAGCTGTACTGGAGGTCACAGCATCCTACCAGGGTTGTACCTTGTCCActgcagagagcaatgaggGTGCTCTGAGCTGTTAGCACCCCCAAATGCTGTTTAGTCCTGCCATACCGACTCCTTTCAGGGTCGGGAAAGTTAGTGGTTTTCTTCTCCAGCCCCCAAAgagtttttcttcccccaagtCATCTGAGCAGTGTAAACTCAAGTTACCACGCCATTGCCATGCTAATAGTTCTGAGCATTGCATCTTTAGGTGTTTGAGAGGTCTCATAAATCCCTGCTAAAGGGAATTACATTACAAGATACTTTCTAAATGTACTTAATAGCTGGTCACTTACCTTGTCTCTGCAGCTTTGAAAGACTTCCAGCCTTCTTGCCTGAGCATGATTTTGGCATAATGTGTTCTCATCTGTATATAAATAAGGCCAATATCAACATTGGTTGTTCAACTATAAGATAACTTCTAGGGCTGTTATACAGCGCTCTCTTCCCCAGGCGCTGGTGTTCTAAAATAATGTGTCcatgggtttttctttttagtgtttAGCTATTGTGTTAGCGAGAGCAGTGTGCCAACAGATCTGAGCGAAACTGCCTAATGGTGGTCTGCCTTCCCAAAAAACACCATTGCTGAAGAAGTTGTTTCTGTATGTGAATTTCTAGGAGAATCTTAGTGCTGTGAATTATGATGTGGGCGAGTCGAGCAATAAAGGGGAGCTTGGCATCTGACACCCTATCCAGTACTGTAATCAACAGTATTGAAGTCTGTGGACACATGGCTGATAATTTGAATACCAGTTTTTAGTGGCAACTGCTATCCCCATCTGTTTTCAAGTGGCTCTGAATGACTTCATTTGATACTTATGTTCACTGTTTCCTTTTATGCGTTGGAATGCAGCCCACTTCAGAAAACATGTAATTCAAATAACTTTCCCCAGTAAAATGGGATCTTTTGAAtgtttggtgtggttttttttttttcctttacatccCATGCAGTCAGTCAGTTATACAGAACCTGTGTAGTACCAGAAAGAAGCGTAGAGCAGAAAAGTCTTTGGTCTTTTCCTTATAAATATGGAGGGATCGCTCTTCACCACCCGTTTCTGAAGTTGTAATGAAAGTAGAAGGAAGGGTAGGAAAGATAAAGCTTTGAGAGTATTTACCAGACACGTGGAAAATGTAGAGTGGAGCTCTGCCTAGCCCTTTGTTGCTGCCAGCATTATCTTGTCTGTAGATTTTTGGGAACAAAAAATTGGTTGCTGTGACTTGCCTGAATAAGTTTGGCCATTTCTGCTCCAAGCTAGCTGTGATGTGGAGGTGACTTCTAATTTAAGAATCTCATATGTCCAGTAGTACATATATAAACCAGGCACTAGTGTGGTCCAGTCATGAGtcaccctcctcctgctgcaaagGAGCACAGATGAAACTGATTTCTTTCCAGAGCAATGCTGTTCACTTTTTCCAGCCTGGAAACTTAAGATTGACCATTCGGAGCTAAAAATAATATGGCTGGCTACAGGGAGTGACTCAGATGCAACAAGCAAGTCTGCCCTATCACCACTTCCAAAAAGCCTTGTTGGCTTTTTCAGCGTGAGTAGCAGAAGCAGGTGGGGAACTACTCTGAATTTTAATCTCCTTCCATCCAGTTGTCCTGTCGGCTTTTGGCACAACTGACTTAATTAAGAGCCAGTCTCTGCtctgaaataattcttcagGGTTCTTCCTTCTCTAGGAAAAGGCTCTCTGGCACTGCAGGTAACGTGTTGGCGTACCAGTCCAGCAACAGATTTCTTCTGCCTGTTCCGGATATGAGGCACAGACCACAAACCATAGCATCCTCCTCAGCAgtggggtggagtggtgtgTCACTGCCTGCTAGCTCTGGAACAGGAAGACTGACTGCAAAGTCTACGAGAGGAAATCTTGACTACATCTGGCTTTATCGGGGCAGTGTTATGCTGCTGTCATAATTGTAGCGGCTCAGAGCCCTCAGCTCTTGTGTAATTAGATCAGTGAACATACAAGCAAGTAAATCAGAATGCACATGGAATCACATAACTTAGTACTATATAAGTGAAATATAATAGAGGCTGGACTTTGTGCAAGTATAGAAACAAGCTAAGCAATGTCATTGCTGAAAGCTTGACTCTAAACAAGCTCTAAATACTTGGGAAAGTGGTTTGAGCAGGTGATGTTCTTGCCCTGGTCCAAAAAAGGGACTTGCTGTTTATAGTCCAAAGCTGATCCACTTGATGGCTTGGTTTGCTTGGTAACTCCGGTAACGATAATAGAACACAAACCTCAGCAGTGACCCTCTTGCCAGGCCTGGCTCTTCTTCCCGCAAGACCTTTATCCCATACGCCAGTTTTCTGACTCTCAGGCATGCTTGGGACTGGTCTTCATCTGTTGTGCTGATGGTAGTAAGCTCCTTCTGGAGGTTCATAAAACTACTTTGTTTGGGTGTAAACCAATAAGAAGGCTTATTTGGAAATAAGAAATTGTGAAGTAAGTTACTTTACTCAGTGTTCCCCTACCTTTCCCATTTTCCAAACCTAGACAAGACAGTATGAAAAGCTAGTTCATCTGAAGGCCTAGGCTGAGCCTGGTTTTGGTCATGTGTATGGAAAAGATCGATCCCTTGGGCAACTGATTGTTGGCTCTATCCGCTTGCGGGATTTGCCAACTCTGGGTCTGATGTCAAGTGAATGTGGTGATTGCAGAGGTAGGAAGGGTCCTGGTGGTAAGTGCTTCTGTTGATGAGGTGCTGCAGAAACTCTCATTATCCTGAGCTATGCTCAGGAAGAGAACATAAAGATTATCTAAATTTGCTGCTAAGGGGTGCTTGTTCAGTTGCACTTGTTGAAGCTAAGTATCTTCTGCCTAAAAATCAGAGGTTGATGAAGGTCTTGACAGCAATAACTGACTTCTTAGTGCCTTACCTCCCTAGTAACAAGTTGCCAGTGAGCTAGATGTTTGCTATACGGACACAAGTCATGAAGGCTCTGAAACAGgacactttcttcttttttttttttcccctcttctctccagatTTCTGAGTCCCCTGAATATGCTTATTGGCGGTACTGTGGTGGTGCTGGTGTTCATGGGGTTTGTGTGGGTATCACACAACAAGGATATACTCCGCAGACTGAAGAAGCAGTACCCAACCACATTTGTAGTGGTCATCATGCTGTCTAGCTACTTCTTGATCTCCTAtctgggagatgtcatggtgtTCATGTTTGGGATCACGCTTCCTCTCCTCCGtaagtatttttcctcttctctggcAGGCTAGGGGCTTGTGACTTGAGCTTTCCCAAATCTGCAGAGTCTAAATTGACTGTTGCCTTTGCTATCTCTATTGAAACGATCCCAGAACAAAactgggggggaaggggggacaCAAAACAGCACAAGCCATCTTTAATGGTATTGTTAAATGGGTACCTGCAGTTACTTAAGTGGTAGTTGAGAGTTTGTCTTCTTCCAGTGACGTCATGGCATTGGAGTGTGTCTTAAGATGAATGCTGCAAGGACTATGCATTCCTTGGGCATTAACAATTAATAAGTGTGTTTCTGTCATGCAGTGATGTTTGTCCATGCTTCTCTGAGGCTCCGGAACATAAAGAACAAGCTGGAGAACAAGATGGAAGGAATAGGCTTGAAGAAGACCCCGATGGGCATCATACTGGATGCTCTAGAACAGCAAGAGGATAGCATCAACAAACTGGCTGACTACATATCTAAAGTGAAGGAGTAAGCAGCTGCAACGTAGCATTTTTACCTGTTGCAGGAGTGTAGTTGCTATTTACTATTGTTCAAGCTTGCTTTCAGTTTTTGTACAAAACAGGAAATGCACGTGGTACAGATTAATAGTTGCAGGATACAGGTATTCCAAGATCTTCAGGGCTCCTCTAGGAACATAAGAGCAGCAACTTTTTTCTATTGTATAGCAAAACGTTCTGGTGTTTACACAAATACATACTAACTTAAATGTGTTTGCTTGTCTCTTCTTGTGGCgggtagaggaggaagagatGGAAACCTATGGAATGCAGTCTCTCAAACTGTCTTGTAGCAAATGTGTCCATTAAAAGTTAACACCCCTTTCATCTCAGTTCGACAAGATGGCAGTTTAGCCAGTTTATGCTGGGTAGCACCTTCAGGCTGGCAGTGCTCAAGGTGAGCTGGAGCATGTCAAAAGTAGGTATCTCTTGCGTCCTCCAAATCCCTCTGTATTGAGGGTCTGTATTGAGACCACGTTGCTAGCTGAACTGGCAAGTGGTAAAACTGTGCAATACTTGTAACGAACATGGGTTCCTGTCCTTGCCTCACATTCCTCCTTTAGCAGTGGGAAACAGTCTAAATAGATCTAAGCATGAAGAATATATAGGGCACTGTGCCTCTGTCAGTTCCAGTAAAATGCACCTTTGTTCTCTCTGAAATCTTGATCTATAGAAACTGCTCCTCTCTACAGGAGAGCCAAACTTCCTTGCATACTGGCTAAACTCTGGCCAAGCGTGGGAGGAAAAAGAGTTTTCAGATATGTCAGATGAGCTAAGTTTCTACCctattgatatttttaaatactgctaCTTTAGGACTTACCTTGTTCTGCTGTAGTCTGTATAGGCTGTTTTGCAGATAGAGGTGTATGTGTATTCTCAAGCGTGggtcatctttttctttcttcttaaccAAAATGCAAAGATACAAGTAAAACACGCATCTCGCTGACTCTGTACTTCTGACACTCTTCAAAGGAATAAACTGGATTTCAAGTTTACAAGCAACAGCAATAAATGTCAAGATACAGTTTTTGAAAACCCATTCCAAATTCATGAAGATATTTGCCTGTAACAACTCCTGAAACTGGTGTGTGGgattcttttatatatattttaacttAACTGCCAGCTCTGATGGAATTATCTTGATAACAGGAGCTTGCCTACaatagtggggaaaaaagttgtcCAGGTGACACTCAATTTCAAATActcttgcatttctcttttctaacaaaggaattaatttaacaaaaaagcaaggaaCCTTAAAGCTGAAGCTTTTATGTAACTTACCGTGCTGTTTTCATAGTGGACTGTGTAGAAATCTGAACATGTCATTCCATTTAAGTGTTAAAGTGATCAGTATTTAGCGGAAATGTCTGTATATTCCAGCTGAAGAGTCAATGGCCTGTTCCTCACTCATAGTGCATGgtctttgttttttgaaaactgtttccaCACTTAAAGAACGTAGTAGCCAATGACTTCATCGTTACtgtagaattttaaaaactgcacagttatgaagaaaaataaactccaATGGTGATTACTGAGTGCATTTATTTCGGGTTgggaaaagtggctggaaaCTGGAGCTTGTCTTTGTTGCTATGGTTGGTGGAACTCCCTAGAGCAGTGGTGGGAGATCTGCTGTCACCCTGCAGCTCGTGCCACAAGCCCATGCTTGTGATCAGCTGCTGGCTTGAATGCTCTGTATTAATTTTGTTGAGGCATGAGGGACCTCTGAGCTGTTGAAAGGTTAGGCCTTGCTCTTGCATGCTTACAAAGGCTTCTTGACAGAGATGGTGTACTTACAGTCATGTTGTTTCAGTCTCTTCTATAACTCTTACTTTACTTAACTGggattttaaatttcttttaattacctGAGAGGGATATCTGCTTCTAGAATTACTGGGATCTGTGCCTTCAGCAGGACTAggaagccagctctgctgcagtcaAACCAGTAGTGCAGTCTCTGTATCTGGCTGCCTCCCTCCACCCGTGATCACTCAAGAGGTTGCTCAGTGGGAGAACGTGGATCAGTGCAGGGCTTCACAGCTCCGGCTGTACGTACGCTGGTAATACGTGTCAGCTGCTTCTGGGTCTAGGAGTAATTTGCACCTGGCAGCTTGAGTTGTAGATTGTAAAACActtaccttttattttcctctgtaacTCCCTGTCCTAACTGCGGAAGGCTTAGCTGCACGAGCCTGGCCTTGAAGTCAGTATGGAGAACAGCGTGCTCTAAGAGCTTTCTGGGGAAGCTGCTTTTTGCGCTTGTCACTTGCTGCCGCGCTCCATGTAAGGGCTTGGCTAAAAGTACCAAGTTCCTTCCGTTTCCTACTTTTATCCTTTACGAAAAGAGAGGGCTGTATGAAACCGGTGCAATGAAGATGTTACTTCCTTTTTTATGTCTCTGCCATGCAGAAATGGCTCTGCCCTTCCCCCTTATGTGATACTTAAAAACTACTTGCTGTGTCCTAGGCAATACATCAACGAGGTTTCTCAAGTCTGTGGCATTACAGTTGCAGacagaagcagagctgagaaGCTTTACAAGTTTGGAGGGTGAAGATTTGAAAGAGACCAGGTGATAGATACAAAAAGGACATGGATAAATGAAAACTTGAATTAATGATAGTGGAGGCTACCTTGGATTCAAAGAGATCCTGGACGTTGCTGATACTACAGGACTATTATAATAAACGTGGGaagggggagcggggtgggacTGGGATTTAGCTGCCAGGGGAAGGTTGCTAAGAGTTACAGGCAGGAGCAAGGAGAAACTCACCTGAGGGAaatcctgccaggagctgcaaaGCTGTGCCTTTTGAGCAAGTGTGTCGGCCGCAGGAAGGCAAGGGAGCTGCATGTTAGCAAAGGGAAAGGCTTTGTTCTTT is a genomic window of Pelecanus crispus isolate bPelCri1 chromosome 7, bPelCri1.pri, whole genome shotgun sequence containing:
- the ARL6IP5 gene encoding PRA1 family protein 3; amino-acid sequence: MEVQVAPLRAWDDFFPGSDRFARPDFKDISKWNNRVVSNLLYYQTNYLMVAAAVVSIVGFLSPLNMLIGGTVVVLVFMGFVWVSHNKDILRRLKKQYPTTFVVVIMLSSYFLISYLGDVMVFMFGITLPLLLMFVHASLRLRNIKNKLENKMEGIGLKKTPMGIILDALEQQEDSINKLADYISKVKE